From one Bacteroides eggerthii genomic stretch:
- a CDS encoding FAD-dependent oxidoreductase, whose product MKYVIIGGVAGGATAAARLRRIDEQAEIVLLEKGKYISYANCGLPYYIGGVIEERGKLLVQTPESFGQRFRIDVRVENEVVAIDTERKTLAIRKAGGEEYEETYDKLLLSPGATPVKPPLEGIHSEGIFTLRNVEDTDLIKSYIADNQVKRAVVVGAGFIGLEMAENLHHAGISVSVVEMGNQVMAPIDFSMAAHIHQHLIQKGVSLYLEEGVTHFRRDEQGITVFLKSGKTIPADMVLLSIGVRPATGLAQQAGLELGETGGIRVDEHLETSVKDIYAVGDAIEYPHPLTGKPWLNYLANPANRQGRIVADNMALGNTISYEGAIGTSIAKVFDMTVASTGLAAKRLKQWGMEYQSSVTHSASHAGYYPDALPLTLKLTFHPKTGKLYGAQCVGYEGVDKRIDQIAGLIKRGGTVYDLMETEHAYAPPFSSAKDPIAIAGYVASNIISGAMPVISWRELAGKKDGIMLIDTRTPEEFSFGTIPGAVNIPLDEMRGRLSEIPEDKPVVLFCAVGLRGYLAQRILMGHGYRNTANLIGGYKTYSAAVAPVPAPVPPAEVLPEEASSATSASPQPVQGVSAKEPLKINACGLQCPGPIMQVKKAMDSISPGERVEIVATDAGFARDASAWCATTGNKLVEKKEEKGRYTVLLEKGDETCACPSSLPAAGGRGKTLILFSDDLDKALATFVLANGAAATGQKVSIFFTFWGLNVLKKIQKPRTQKDVFGKMFGMMLPSSSLKLKLSKMNMMGMGSRMMRFLMKRKGIDSLESLRSQALAQGVEFIACQMSMDMMGIQREELLDEVTIGGVATYMERADKANVNLFI is encoded by the coding sequence ATGAAATATGTGATTATTGGCGGTGTTGCAGGCGGAGCCACAGCTGCCGCCCGGCTGAGAAGAATAGACGAGCAGGCTGAAATCGTTTTGTTGGAGAAAGGCAAATACATTTCGTATGCCAATTGCGGATTACCTTATTATATAGGGGGAGTTATTGAAGAACGTGGAAAACTGCTGGTGCAGACTCCTGAATCATTTGGACAACGTTTCCGCATTGATGTGAGAGTGGAGAATGAGGTTGTTGCCATTGATACGGAACGCAAAACACTGGCTATCCGCAAAGCTGGCGGAGAAGAATACGAGGAAACTTATGATAAACTTCTGTTGTCTCCGGGAGCTACTCCTGTGAAGCCTCCGTTGGAAGGCATCCATTCGGAAGGCATATTTACGCTTCGCAATGTGGAGGATACCGACCTGATCAAGTCCTACATTGCGGACAATCAGGTGAAACGCGCCGTTGTGGTGGGAGCAGGATTTATCGGGCTTGAAATGGCCGAAAACCTGCATCATGCGGGCATTTCCGTTTCTGTTGTCGAAATGGGCAATCAGGTTATGGCGCCTATCGACTTCTCTATGGCTGCACATATTCACCAGCATTTAATTCAAAAAGGAGTCTCCCTTTACTTGGAAGAAGGAGTCACGCACTTCCGGCGCGATGAACAGGGAATTACCGTCTTTCTGAAAAGTGGGAAAACGATTCCTGCCGATATGGTACTGCTTTCTATCGGCGTGCGTCCGGCAACGGGGCTGGCGCAGCAGGCCGGTTTGGAACTGGGCGAGACGGGCGGCATCCGGGTGGATGAGCATCTGGAGACTTCTGTCAAAGACATCTATGCCGTAGGCGACGCTATTGAGTATCCTCATCCGCTGACCGGGAAACCCTGGCTCAACTATCTGGCTAATCCGGCTAACCGTCAGGGACGTATTGTGGCCGATAATATGGCATTGGGCAATACAATCTCTTATGAAGGGGCTATCGGCACCTCCATTGCCAAAGTGTTCGATATGACGGTCGCTTCTACCGGGCTTGCTGCAAAGCGCCTGAAACAATGGGGAATGGAGTATCAGAGTTCGGTGACTCATTCCGCTTCTCATGCCGGTTACTATCCCGATGCATTGCCGCTGACTTTGAAACTGACCTTTCACCCGAAAACAGGGAAACTCTATGGAGCCCAGTGTGTGGGGTATGAGGGAGTGGACAAGCGCATTGACCAGATAGCGGGACTTATCAAACGTGGAGGAACCGTTTATGACCTGATGGAGACGGAGCATGCCTACGCACCTCCTTTCTCATCTGCCAAAGATCCTATTGCCATAGCCGGATACGTGGCTTCCAATATAATCAGCGGTGCAATGCCGGTGATCTCTTGGCGTGAACTGGCAGGGAAGAAGGACGGCATAATGTTGATTGACACCCGTACACCCGAAGAATTCTCGTTCGGCACTATTCCGGGAGCTGTTAATATTCCGCTGGATGAGATGCGCGGCCGTTTGTCTGAGATACCCGAAGATAAGCCTGTCGTACTTTTCTGTGCAGTGGGATTGCGGGGATATTTGGCACAACGAATTTTGATGGGGCATGGTTACCGTAACACGGCCAATCTGATAGGCGGGTATAAAACATACTCTGCGGCAGTTGCTCCTGTGCCGGCTCCTGTGCCGCCTGCGGAAGTGTTGCCTGAGGAAGCGTCGTCTGCCACATCTGCTTCGCCACAACCGGTACAGGGCGTTTCTGCTAAAGAACCGCTGAAGATTAATGCTTGCGGCTTGCAGTGCCCCGGACCCATTATGCAGGTGAAGAAAGCGATGGATAGCATTTCTCCGGGCGAACGGGTGGAAATAGTGGCGACCGATGCCGGTTTTGCGCGCGATGCCTCTGCCTGGTGTGCCACTACGGGCAATAAGCTGGTGGAGAAGAAAGAAGAGAAGGGACGCTATACGGTACTGCTTGAGAAGGGAGATGAAACTTGCGCTTGTCCGTCGTCTCTTCCGGCAGCAGGTGGAAGGGGGAAAACTTTAATCCTTTTTAGTGATGATTTAGACAAGGCTTTGGCTACCTTTGTACTCGCTAACGGAGCTGCGGCAACCGGACAGAAAGTTTCGATATTTTTCACCTTTTGGGGGCTGAACGTATTGAAGAAGATACAGAAACCTCGGACGCAGAAAGATGTTTTCGGAAAAATGTTTGGCATGATGCTCCCGTCCAGCTCTTTGAAACTGAAACTGTCCAAAATGAATATGATGGGGATGGGCAGCCGGATGATGCGCTTCCTTATGAAACGGAAAGGAATAGATTCTTTGGAGTCGTTACGTTCTCAGGCGTTGGCGCAAGGCGTTGAGTTCATTGCCTGCCAGATGTCTATGGACATGATGGGGATTCAGCGTGAGGAATTGCTGGACGAAGTTACGATAGGCGGCGTGGCAACCTATATGGAGCGTGCCGATAAAGCGAATGTGAATTTATTTATATAA